The following coding sequences lie in one Mustelus asterias unplaced genomic scaffold, sMusAst1.hap1.1 HAP1_SCAFFOLD_152, whole genome shotgun sequence genomic window:
- the LOC144485081 gene encoding histone H3, with product MARTKQTARKSTGGKAPRKQLATKAARKSAPATGGVKKPHRYRPGTVALREIRRYQKSTELLIRKLPFQRLVREIAQDFKTDLRFQSSAVMALQEASEAYLVGLFEDTNLCAIHAKRVTIMPKDIQLARRIRGERA from the coding sequence ATGGCCAGGACCAAGCAGACAGCGCGCAAATCGACCGGAGGGAAAGCTCCTCGCAAACAGCTGGCTACCAAAGCTGCCCGGAAGAGCGCTCCAGCCACGGGCGGAGTGAAGAAGCCTCATCGCTACAGACCCGGCACTGTGGCTCTGAGGGAGATCCGCCGCTACCAGAAATCCACCGAGCTGCTGATCCGCAAACTGCCCTTCCAGCGCCTGGTGCGAGAGATCGCTCAGGACTTCAAGACAGATCTGCGGTTCCAGAGCTCGGCCGTCATGGCCCTGCAGGAGGCCAGCGAGGCTTACCTGGTGGGGCTCTTTGAGGACACCAACCTGTGCGCCATCCACGCCAAGCGAGTCACCATCATGCCCAAAGACATCCAGCTAGCCCGCCGCATCCGCGGGGAACGCGCCTAA
- the LOC144485062 gene encoding histone H2A-like produces MSGRGKSGGKARVKAKSRSSRAGLQFPVGRVHRLLRKGNYAERVGAGAPVYLAAVLEYLTAEILELAGNAARDNKKTRIIPRHLQLAVRNDEELNKLLGGVTIAQGGVLPNIQAVLLPKKSSAGTAKSK; encoded by the coding sequence atgtctggaagaggaaagagcggcgggaaagctcgggtcaaggccaagtctcgctcctcccgggctggactgcagttcccggtgggccgtgttcacaggctcctgagaaagggcaactatgctgagcgtgtgggtgccggagccccggtctatctggctgctgtgctcgagtatctgaccgctgaaatcctggagctggccgggaacgcggcccgggacaacaagaagacccgcatcatccccagacacctgcagctggccgtccgcaacgacgaggagctcaacaagctgctgggagggGTGACCATCGCTCAGGGCGGGGTGCTGCCTAATATCCAGGCCGTGCTGCTGCCCAAGAAAAGCAGCGCTGGGACCGCGAAGAGCAAGTGA